The Elusimicrobiota bacterium genome has a segment encoding these proteins:
- a CDS encoding DUF4143 domain-containing protein, producing MYSRLNSAPADRSLLLLGPRGTGKTTWTKTILPDAVRIDLLESQTYATLLAGPQRLETMIPSGKPWVVVDEVQRIPALLNEVHRLIEGKKLKFLLTGSSARKLWRGGVNLLAGRALTRAMHPLTAVEMGDDFDLSNALKFGLLPSAQTLDAGEYLATYVKTYLDEEVRQEGLTRNLMSFARFLEAASFSQASPLNTAAVARECAVDRKVVESYFGILDDLMIAQRVPVFTKKSKRRLVSHSKFFFFDVGVYRTLRPSGPLDTPEEMEGPAYETLLLQNIRAINDGLSLGYGVYYWRTSDGTEVDFVLYGSRGLIAIEVKRGRRYNAKSLTGLLSFRNDYPKAKTFFVYGGDRRFQEGPIEVWPMKDFLMGLPEILKS from the coding sequence ATGTATTCCAGACTAAATTCCGCACCCGCTGACCGATCTTTGCTCCTTTTGGGTCCGCGAGGGACAGGGAAAACAACTTGGACGAAAACTATTTTGCCGGACGCTGTTCGCATCGATCTTTTGGAATCCCAGACGTACGCCACTCTTTTGGCCGGTCCCCAAAGACTCGAAACGATGATCCCTTCCGGAAAGCCTTGGGTGGTTGTCGACGAAGTTCAACGGATCCCGGCGCTTTTAAATGAGGTCCATCGACTCATTGAGGGGAAAAAATTGAAGTTTCTTTTGACGGGATCCAGTGCACGAAAGCTTTGGAGGGGCGGAGTCAATCTCCTGGCCGGAAGAGCCCTCACACGGGCGATGCACCCGTTGACAGCGGTGGAGATGGGTGATGATTTCGATTTATCCAATGCCTTGAAATTTGGCCTTTTGCCATCGGCCCAAACATTAGATGCTGGGGAGTATCTGGCCACTTACGTCAAAACCTATTTGGACGAGGAGGTTCGCCAGGAAGGTCTGACGCGGAACCTGATGTCTTTCGCGCGTTTTTTAGAAGCAGCCAGTTTTTCTCAGGCGAGTCCTTTAAACACCGCTGCGGTGGCCCGGGAATGCGCTGTGGATCGAAAGGTTGTTGAATCCTATTTTGGCATTCTCGACGATTTGATGATTGCCCAACGCGTGCCCGTATTTACGAAAAAATCGAAAAGACGACTGGTGTCTCATTCCAAATTCTTTTTCTTTGATGTGGGGGTGTATCGAACCCTGCGCCCCTCTGGGCCCTTGGACACTCCAGAAGAAATGGAAGGCCCCGCGTATGAAACCCTTTTACTCCAAAACATACGAGCGATCAACGATGGGCTGAGCTTGGGATATGGGGTTTACTACTGGCGAACCTCTGATGGAACGGAAGTGGATTTCGTTCTCTATGGATCTCGAGGACTTATTGCCATTGAGGTCAAACGTGGGCGCCGTTACAATGCAAAATCTCTTACCGGACTTCTCTCTTTTAGAAACGATTACCCGAAAGCCAAGACATTTTTCGTTTACGGGGGAGACAGACGATTTCAGGAGGGCCCCATCGAGGTGTGGCCCATGAAAGATTTTCTCATGGGCCTGCCGGAGATCCTCAAGAGCTAA